A window of the Coprobacter fastidiosus genome harbors these coding sequences:
- the tilS gene encoding tRNA lysidine(34) synthetase TilS, protein MDLSEITLRVKQFIDSRIHLDKTMPVLIGLSGGADSVALSDILVTLGYRCIACHCNFQLRGDEAERDMVFARDMAQTLNIPFRSVRFDTEMYASQKHISIEMACRELRYEWFEEQRKKIGAGAIAIAHHRDDSVETVLLNLIRGTGISGLTGIHPVNGYIVRPLLCLSRKDIESYLSLRGLPYITDRTNKEDIYVRNKIRLQVLPLLESINPSVYATIERTASNLYETEQLYRFVISSIIDEITEHKDNELHIEISRLFASPSPRTLLFEILRPFGFLPVQLDEILRMASAISGKYILSGTHILLKDRGFFIVKEKDVCKNDVVVISENVLKISYPVKLEFSRINRTSEYEIPKDACIAVFDADKVSFPLMIRCWKDGDRFIPFGMKGSRKLSDYFRDKKFTLYQKQKAYVLLSKNEIIWVIGERTSDKFRVDGKTTHILEIKCEK, encoded by the coding sequence ATGGATTTATCAGAAATAACGCTTCGTGTGAAGCAATTTATCGATTCAAGAATACATCTTGATAAAACTATGCCTGTTCTTATTGGTCTTAGCGGAGGGGCTGATTCTGTTGCTTTATCGGATATTTTAGTTACATTAGGCTATCGATGTATTGCTTGCCATTGTAATTTTCAGTTACGGGGAGATGAGGCGGAAAGAGATATGGTGTTTGCCCGGGATATGGCACAGACATTGAATATTCCTTTTCGCAGTGTACGTTTCGACACAGAAATGTATGCTTCCCAAAAACATATATCTATCGAAATGGCTTGTCGTGAGTTACGTTATGAATGGTTTGAGGAACAGCGTAAGAAAATCGGTGCTGGAGCGATAGCTATTGCTCATCATAGGGATGATTCGGTCGAAACTGTTCTTTTAAATTTAATTAGAGGTACGGGAATATCCGGACTTACAGGAATTCATCCTGTCAACGGGTATATTGTGAGACCGTTGTTGTGTTTAAGCCGAAAGGATATTGAGTCATATTTGTCGTTGCGTGGATTACCTTATATTACGGATCGGACAAATAAGGAAGATATTTATGTGCGAAATAAAATTCGTTTACAAGTTTTACCTTTATTGGAAAGTATAAATCCGTCTGTTTATGCAACAATAGAACGCACGGCATCTAATTTATACGAGACAGAACAGTTATATCGTTTTGTCATAAGTTCAATTATAGATGAAATAACAGAACATAAAGACAACGAATTACATATCGAAATATCAAGACTATTTGCTTCTCCGTCTCCACGTACATTATTGTTTGAGATTTTAAGACCTTTTGGATTTTTGCCTGTTCAATTAGATGAGATTTTGAGAATGGCTTCAGCCATATCTGGAAAATATATTTTATCGGGAACTCATATTTTATTAAAGGATCGGGGATTTTTTATTGTAAAAGAAAAAGACGTTTGCAAAAATGATGTTGTCGTTATTTCTGAAAATGTTTTGAAAATATCTTATCCGGTAAAATTAGAGTTTTCCCGGATCAATAGAACTTCTGAATATGAAATTCCTAAAGATGCATGTATTGCGGTATTTGATGCGGATAAGGTCAGTTTTCCGTTAATGATCAGATGTTGGAAAGACGGAGATCGTTTTATTCCGTTCGGAATGAAGGGTAGCCGTAAACTGAGTGATTATTTCAGAGATAAGAAATTTACATTATACCAAAAGCAAAAAGCCTATGTCCTGCTTTCGAAAAATGAAATTATTTGGGTAATAGGGGAAAGAACTTCCGATAAATTCAGAGTTGACGGAAAAACAACTCATATTTTGGAAATAAAATGTGAAAAATAA